ATTAAACGTATGTCATCTTGAGCCTCTTCCTTGACGATACGGAAAACCTCTTTCTTTTGATTGGTATTCATTAAGAAATTTTCTCCAGAACTCCCATTGACGTATAAACCATCTAGTTGTTGATGGTCTATCGCATTGCGCACGACGTCACGTAAACCACTTTCAATAATATTTCCATTCTCATCGAATGGGACTAATAGTGCTGCATATAAGCCTTTTAAATGATTTTTCATGGTTTGCCTCCTCTGATTATTGAAATATTGGTCAGACCAATTTATACTTATATTGTAAGCGCTATCATTTAAGAGGTCAATAGCGCATTTTATTGTAATATGACGTTTTATGATACACTTGAATCGTTATGAAAGGGGGAGTACACAAGGATGGAAGACATGAACAGTCGTCAAAGTTTAAAGGGGAAAATGGTGGAAAATATTAAAAATTATATTTTGGATGCCCAACTTACAGCAGGAGACAAGTTACCCACAGAACGTAAATTAGCCGAAGAATATCAAGTGAGTCGCTCAGTTGTGCGAGAGGCATTAAGTTATTTAGAAAACACAGGAGTAACAGAAAGTGTCCAAGGTAAGGGAACAATTGTAAAAGCACATGATATTACGCCACTTATAGAAGGTTTTTTATTTAGCTTTCAAGTGTCACGAGGAAATTTAAAAGATTTAATGATGCTCCGCTTGACATTTGAACTTGCAGCGATTGATGTTATAGAGCGAGATGAAACCTCTTTAGAAGCGATTGAACGTATCCTTGTAGATAATCCTGAAACGTTTACTATCGATGATGATAAAGCATTTCATCAAAGTATTTTAGAAGCGGTAAATGTACCATTATTTAAACAAATGAGTGCGGTCGTGCATGCGTATTTTTATCAAACACCTATTAAATCTTCAGAGCGAGACAATCAATTAAGTATTGATGACCATCAAGCGATTTATGAAGCTTTAAAAGCCAAACATTATGCTAAAGCGAAAACATTATTAACTAAACATTTATTGCGAGGTGCTAAATTTTATGACGAAAATTGCAATTGATATTGGAGGGACATTTATAAAATCTGCGATCGTAGAACCTGGATTTCAACTGGAGGGTTATCAAAAACACCCTAC
The sequence above is a segment of the Staphylococcus hyicus genome. Coding sequences within it:
- a CDS encoding FadR/GntR family transcriptional regulator translates to MEDMNSRQSLKGKMVENIKNYILDAQLTAGDKLPTERKLAEEYQVSRSVVREALSYLENTGVTESVQGKGTIVKAHDITPLIEGFLFSFQVSRGNLKDLMMLRLTFELAAIDVIERDETSLEAIERILVDNPETFTIDDDKAFHQSILEAVNVPLFKQMSAVVHAYFYQTPIKSSERDNQLSIDDHQAIYEALKAKHYAKAKTLLTKHLLRGAKFYDENCN